AAGGTCCTCAAACGCGAACTGTCCGCGCAGGGAACCGACTGCGCAGATCCGGTGTATCCGGTTAAAGTCCGCTGATGCCGATCGATCCGTCAGCGGTGTCACTGGCGGGACGGGTCGCGGTGGTCACCGGCGGTGGCGCCGGCATCGGCCGTGGTATCGCCGCGGGCCTGGCCGCATTCGGCGCCCGGGTTGCGGTCTGGGAACGCGATGAGACGAGCTGCGCCGCCGCAGCGGCGGAGGTCGACGGGCTCGGCCTGGTCACCGACGTCCGGGACGCCGGCGCGGTCGACGAAGCGCTCGCACGCACGGTGGAACAACTGGGGCCGGTACAGATCCTGGTGAACAACGCCGGCGGCACCTTCGCCTCCCCGCTGCTGGAGACCTCGGAGAACGGCTGGGATGCGTTGTACCGCAGCAATCTACGACACGTCCTGCTGTGCACGCAGCGGGTGGCCCGGTCGATGGTCGAGACCGGTCGCGGCGGCAGCATCATCAACGTGACCTCGATCGAAGGGGTCCGCGCCGCGCCCGGGTATGCCGCCTACGCCGCGGCGAAGGCGGGCGTCATCAACTACACCCAGACCGCGGCGCTGGAACTGGCCGAACACGGCATCCGGGTCAACGGTCTGGCACCGGATTTCACCGTGACCGAGGGGCTGGCGCAGATGTCCGGACCGCAGGCCCTGAGGCGCGCCGGCCGGATGGTCCCGCTGGGCCGGGGCGGACATGTCGACGAGATGGCCGGGGCCGCCGTTTTCCTGGCCTCGGATCTGTCGAGTTACGTCACGGGTCAGACCATCCACGTCGACGGCGGCACGCATGCCGCCGGCGGTTGGTACCGGCACCCGGAGTCCGGCCGCTACACCCTGGGCCCCGGCGAACCTTCCTGAAGTTTGCTGTTTTCGACATCGCGCGTTGCGTAGAACGATCTGGATCGTTCTACCCACGACGTGGTGAGGTTGTCTCGGATACGCTTCCGTTGAAGCTGACCCACGAAAGATCTTTGCCATGGATAAGGCCTTTCGCGCCGGAGGAGTGAAGATGAGAGCATCTGCGATCGCCGGTGTCATGGCACTGACCGTGGGTCTGGCGCTGTCCGGTTGCGGCGCGGACACCAGGACCACCGAGGGCACCCCCAAAGCAGGTGCTTCGTCAGACTCCTCGCCGACCCGCGAATCCACCCCGCGGACAACGAAACCCAGAGTGGCACCGCGGGAGGAGGACGCCGCCGGCCCGCATGACACGATCGCCAGCTACATCGAGGAGAACGGGATTCAGGAAACCCCGGTCAAGCGCGGCGACCCGGGGTCACCGACCATCGACCTCCCCTTCCCCGACGGCTGGGAGGACGCCGGCGCGGACACGCCCGAATGGGCCTACAGCGCAATCGTCTACACCGGTCCGGAGGCCGCCGAGTACCCCCCGAGCATCGTCGCTCTGGTGTCGCGACTGGACGGCGACGTCGACCCGCAGACGATCCTCGATGTGGCCGGCGGAGAACTGCAGAACCTGCCCGGGTACGAGGGCTGGAACGAAGGGACGTTCAGCGCGTTGGGCGAGTTCCCGGCCTTTCAACTCGGCGGCACCTGGGTCCAGGACGGCCTGACCAAGGTCGTCGCCCAGAAGACGGTGGTGATCGAGGGCGGCGACGGGCTCTACGTACTGCAACTCAACGCGGATGGGACCGAGGACCAGGCCGATATCGTCAGCGCGGCAACCGATGCCATCGACGCCGAGACCGTGATCACGCCTTAGAGGGACCCGTGCCGGAACGGCCCCTTCCATTGCTGTGGGCGATACCGGCGCACCGCGGCCTTCGCGCGGGCGCCGGCATCGGTGTACGGCGAGACGGTGTAGCGGTAGCAGCCGTCCGACAGTCCCGGCGCCGGTGACGCGACCTCCTGCCAGTCGTTGCGCAGTCGTGGATGGTCTGCAGCGTAGGCCGGGTCGGTCAGGTAGATCTCCAGCCCGGCAATGACTTCGGTGCTTCGCCCCCGCCGGGAGCTGAGGTAGGAGCCGAAGCCGACGGCGGCGATCTCATGCCATCCGATGGTGTCGACGGTGCCGCCGTCGAACGGGTGGATACCGGCGGCGTCGATGGTCAGTCCCACGCCGCGCAACGTCTTGGGCACCCGCCAGACCACCCACAGGAACGGCACCGCCAGCACCACCACCGCCAGCCAGTGCACCACCAGGGCGATCCCCCGGTCCGATCCGACCAGCAGGTAGAACAGCGGGACCACCCAGAACACCGCCGTCATCGCCAGACAGAAGATCGCCATCGACGGGCTCCACTTGACCAGCACGATGCGCTCGGCGTCACTCACCGGGGCATTATCACCGGGCCGCCGCCATCGCGGCACCTTTCGATACCATTGGCACCGAAACCATGCCCGGGGACTGAAAGGCGATTATGCGCATCGCAATGACCGGCGGGACCGGCTATCTCGGCGCCCACACCGTCAAGGGACTACTGGAAGCCGGTCACGAGGTCCGTCTGCTGGTGGCCCCCGGGGAAGACGCGGTCATCCCCCACCTGCAGGCGTTGGGCGAGTTGACCGTGCTGGCCGGCGACATCCGCGACGCGGCCATCATCACCCGCCTGCTCGACGGTTGCGACGCCGTGATCCACGCCGCCGGGGTGGTCGGCACCGACCGGCGCCGGGAGGCCCTGATGTGGGAGATCAACGCCCACGCCACCGAGGCGATGTTGACCCGGGCCGCCGAGGCCGGGCTGGACCCGATCGTCTCGGTGAGTAGCTACAGCGCGCTGTTCCCGCCACCGGACGGCGTCATCACCGCGGACACCCCGCCCGCCCCGGGCCGCAGCCCGTACGCCCAGACCAAGGCCTACGCGGACCGGGCGGCACGCACCCTGCAGGCCCAGGGCGCGCCGGTGGTCGTGACGTACCCGTCCAGCGTCGTCGGCCCGGCGTTCCACACCGCCGCCGGCGTCACCGAACGCGGCTGGGCGCCGATCGTGGCCGGCGGCGCGGCACCCCGGATGCCCGGCGGCATGCAGATGGTCGACGTTCGCGACGTCGCCGAGGTGCACCGCCGGCTGATGCGGCCGGGCAACGGGCCGCGACGCTACGTCTGCGGTGGCGTGATGGTCTCCTTCAACGAGATGATCGACACGCTGGAACGCGGATCGGGTAAGCGCATCCGGCGAATCCCGCTCTCCCCCAAATTGTTCCGTGGCATCGGGTGGATCTCCGATGTCGCGGGCCGGGTTCTTCCGCTGGGCGACGGGATCAGCTACGAGGCGGCCATGCTGCTCACCGCGGCCACCCCGACCGATGATGCGGTCACCCTCACCGACCTGGGCATGGACAGCTGGCGTTCACCGCAGCAGGCCATCCTGGAGTCATTCAGGCGGTGAGCCACCCACGGCCGCGGTCAGCAGCGCTACCAGCCGGTCCCGCAGTTCCGGGGAATCGGCCTCGTCGGCCACCGTGTGGATCAGCAACGCCGAACCGGCCGCCATGGCCAGCGCCGCCCGGGCGTCCACTTCGGCACCGTAACCCTGCTCGGCGAACAACCCGATCGCCGGGCCGCTGAACCCGGCCCACAGCGATCGGCGCAGCGCCTCGTTCTCCTGTAGTGCCAGCAACAGGCCCGGTACCGCCGCGCGGACGTCGGGCCGGCCGAACAACTGATGGCTGCCCCGGACCACCCACTCGATCCAGCCGCTCAGATCGGTCCCGGAAAACGGTGACATATCCGGGGATTCACCGAGAATGGCGTGCAACACCAGTTCGGCCTTGGAGGACCAGCGGCGGTTCAGGCTGGACCGGCCCACCCCGGCCCGGGCCGCCACCAACCGCAGGCTGAGATCATCCCAGCCCACCTCGACCAGGAGTTCGCGCGTCACCGCGAGCACCCGCTCGTCGATCGAGGTGTCGCGCGGCCGACCGGTCATATCACCCGATTCAACACCAACGCCCAAACGAACAAACGGGCGGGAAACTGCCAGGACAGTCCCGCCCGTTCGTCAATCTCGGCGATCAGCTGTCGGCGATACCGTCGAGGCGCTTGGTGGCGGCCTCGAAGCCGGTGACCAGTTCGGCGATGATGTCGGCGACCGGCCGGATCTCGTTCATCCGGCCCACGATCTGGCCCACCGGCATCGCGACGGCGGTCGGATCGACGGACTGGTTCATCCGCTGGTGCGCCTCGCTGACCAGAATGTTCTGCAGCGGCATCGGCAGCGGCTCGGGGGCGCCCTCGGCATCCCAGGCGTCGGTCCACCGGCTCTTGAGCAGCCGCGCCGGCTTACCGGTGTAGATCTTGCGGCGCACGGTATCGGCGGAGGTGGCATCCAGCATGGCCTGCTGGATGGTGGACACCCCGGACGCCTGCCGCACACCGAGGTCGTACTCGGCCGAGGTCAGAAACGCCGAGCCCATCCACACGCCCTGCGCACCGAGTGCGAGCGCGGCGGCCACCTGGCGACCGGTGCCGATGCCGCCGGCGGCGAGCACCGGGGCCTTGCCGTCGAGGGCGTCGACGATCTCCGGCCACAGCACCACCGAGCCGATCTCACCGGTGTGCCCGCCGGCCTCGTGGCCCTGCGCGACAACGATGTCGACACCGTTCTCGACGTGGCGCAGCGCGTGTTTGGCGCTACCGGCCAGCGCGGCGACCGGGACGCCGGCGGCGTGCGCCTGGTCGATGACGTCCTTCGGCGGGGAACCCAGCGCGTTGGCGATCAGCTTGATCGGATGCTGCAACGCCACCTCGACATGGCTGCGGGCCACCGAGTGCAGCCAGCCCAGCACACCCTCGGACTTCTCGTCGTCCTCGGGCAGCGGCGGAACGCCCAGATCGGCAAGGGTTTTCGCGACGAAATCCCGGTGCGTCTGGGGAATCAGCTTGTCGATGTCGACGCTGGTGCCCTCGGTGGGCACCTTGGCGGGCATCACGATGTCGACGCCGTAGGGCTTGCCGTCGGTGTTGTTGTCCATCCACTGCAGGACGTTTTCCAGGTCGTCGGCGTCGTTGAACCGCACACAGCCGAGCACGCCGAGACCGCCGGCCTTACTGACCGCGGCGGCCACCTTCTCCGACGGGGTGAACACGAAGATCGGGTATTCGATCCCGAACCGTTCGCAGAGTTCGGTCTTCATCAGCTCTTTGCTCCTGCATGGTTGGCGTGCACGTCATCGGCGGCCCGCTCTTCGGTGGTGTCCTTGGCCCAGCGGTAATCGGGCTTGCCGGCGGGCGAGCGCTTCACCTCGTCGACCAGCCAGAGGCTGCGCGGCACCTTGTATCCGGCGATCTCGCTGCGGACATGGGCGTCCAACTCGGCCAGCGTCGGGCGGGTGCCCTCGCGGGCCTGGACGACGGCGGCGACATGCTGACCGAACCGCTCGTCGGGCACGCCGACCACCAGGGCGTCGAACACGTCGGGATGACCCTTGAGCGCGGCCTCGACCTCTTCGGGGTAGATCTTCTCGCCACCGGAGTTGATCGACACCGATCCGCGGCCCAGCATGGTCACGCTGCCGTCGGCCTCGACCTCGGCGTAGTCACCCGGAATCGCGTACCGCACACCGTTATAGGTGCGGAAGGTCTCGGCGGTCTTCTTCTCGTCCTTGAAGTACCCCACCGGGATGTGCCCGCACTTGGCGATGATGCCGCGCACGCCCGAACCGGGCACGACCTCGTTGCCGTCCTCGTCGAGGACCTTGGTGTTCTTGTCGATGGTGACTCGCGGGCCGCCGGTGTGCGACTGGCCCTTTGCCACGATGCTGGTGCCACCGAAGCCGGTCTCCGAGGAACCGATCGAGTCGGTGATGACGCGGTTGGGCAGCAGTTCGAGGAACTTCTCCTTGAGGCTGGTGGAGAACAGCGCCGCGGTGCTGGCGAGCAGGAACAGCGAGGACAGGTCGAACTCCTTGCCGACCTCCTGGTGGGCCAGCAGCGAGTCCAGCAGCGGTCGCGCCATCGCGTCACCGGTGAAGAACAGCAGGTTCACCTTGTGTCGGTGGATCAGCTGCCAGACCTCGTCGGCGTTGAATTCCGGTGTCAGCACGGTGGTCTGGCCGGAGAACAGCGCCATCCAGGTCGCCGACTGGGTGGCTCCGTGGATCATCGGCGGGATCGGCAACCGGACCATCGGCGCGTTTTCCTTGGCCTGCTTGGACAGGCCGTATTCGTCGGCGATGGGCTCGCCGGTCGCGAAGTCGGTGCCGCCGAACAGCACCCGGTAGATGTCCTCGTGGCGCCACATGACGCCCTTGGGGAACCCGGTGGTGCCACCGGTGTAGAGCAGGTAGATGTCGTCCTCGCTGCGCGGTCCGAAGTCGCGCTCCGGCGACCCCTGGGCCAGGGCCTCCTCGAACGGCACACCACCGTAGCGGGCGAAATCGTCGTCGCTGCCGTCCTCGATGGCCAGGACCGTCTTGACGTTCGGGGTCTCGGGCAGCACGTTGGCGACCCGGTCGGCGTAGCGCCGCTCGTGGATCAGCGCGACCATGTCGGAGTTGTCGAACAGGTACTTCAGTTCACCCTCGACATAGCGGAAGTTGATGTTGACCAGGATGGCGCCGGCCTTGATGATGCCGAGCATGCCGATCACGATCTCGATCCGGTTGCGGCAGTACAAACCGACCTTGTCGTCCTTCTTGACGCCCTGGTCGAGCAGGTAGTGAGCCAGCCGGTTGGCCTTCTCCTCCAACTGCGCATAGGTGATGGTTTCGTCGCCACAGATGAGGGCGACACGGTCAGGCACGGCGTCGATGGCGTGCTCGGCAAGGTCCGCAATATTCAGAGCCACGGAACCTAAACTAGAACGTGTTACATTTCGTGACAAGTCCGGGGTTCTAATGCATGGAGGCAGACGGTCTGTGAGCGAGGAAAAAGACACCGAGAAAGGGCCCGACGCCCTCATTGAGCAGCGCGGACACACCCTGATCCTGACGCTGAACCGGCCCGAGCGGCGCAACGCGCTGTCCAGCGAGATGCTCTCGATAATGGTCGAAGCCTGGGACCGTGTCGACAACGATCCGGAGATCCGCACCTGCATCCTCACCGGCGCCGGCGGCTACTTCTGTGCGGGCATGGACCTCAAGGGCGCGACCAAGAAACCGCCGGGCGATTCGTTCAAGGACGGCAGCTACGACCCTTCCCGCATCGACGGGCTGCTCAAGGGGCGGCGCCTGACCAAGCCGCTGATCGCGGCGGTCGAGGGGCCGGCCATCGCCGGCGGCACCGAGATCCTGCAGGGCACCGACATCCGGGTGGCCGGGGAGAGCGCCAAGTTCGGCATCTCCGAGGCCAAGTGGAGTCTGTACCCGATGGGCGGCTCGGCGGTGCGCCTGGTGCGCCAGATTCCGTACACCATCGCCTGCGACATGCTGCTGACCGGACGCCACATCACCGCCGCCCAGGCGCTCGAGTACGGGCTGATCGGGCATGTGGTGCCCGACGGCACCGCGCTGGACAAGGCGCTGGAGATCGCCGAGGTGATCAACAACAACGGTCCGCTCGCGGTGCAGGCCATCCTGAAGACCATCCGCGAGACCGAGGGCATGCACGAGAACGACGCGTTCAAGCCCGACACCGCCAACGGCATCCCGGTGTTCCTGTCCGATGACGCGAAGGAAGGCCCGCGGGCGTTCGCGGAGAAGCGGGCCCCGAACTTCCAGATGAAGTGATCGCTGGGGGTTATTTGGCGCGCGGGACGAACGCCTCGCCCTTCTCCCGGTCGAGATGCGTGACGGCCTTGTTCTTCAGGAAGAACAGGTACACCACCAGCGACAGCGCGATGCAGACCGTGACATAGCCGATGAACAGCGGCACCTGGTCGCGGGCCTTGAGTGCCTGGTAGATCAGCGGCGCGGTGCCACCGAACATCGAGTTCGCCATCGCGTACCCGACGCCCACCCCGAGCGCGCGCACGTGTGCCGGGAACAGCTCCGATTTCACCAGGGCATTGATCGAGGTGTAGCCGGTCAGGATGACGTAGCCGACCGCCACCAGCACGAACGACATCAGCGGCGTGTGGGTCTGCGGCAGATAGGTGATCAGCACGTAGGTGTACAGGACACCGCCGATGCCGAAGAACACCAGCAGCGGTTTGCGGCCCACCTTGTCGCTGATCATCCCGCCGATCGGTTGCAGCAGCATCAGGAAGATCAGCCCGATCAAGTTGATCCAGGTGGCCGTCATGGCCGCGTCCTTGTAGGTGGCCTTGACCATCGCCGGCGCGTTGACGCTGTAGGTGTAGAACGCGACGGTGCCGCCGAGGGTGATCAGGAAGCACAGCAGCAGCGGTCGCCAGTAGCGGGTGAGCAGTTCACGCATGGAGCCCGAGCTGGTGTCCTGCCCGGACTTGACCGCGGCCAGTTGCTCCTCCGACAGCGACTCGTCCATCGAGCGGCGCAGCCAGTACACCACCACTGCGGCCACACCGCCGATGGCGAACCCGATGCGCCAGCCGAATTCGCGTAGCTGCTCGTCGGTGAGGAAGACGTCGAGCACCAGCAGGGTGAATTGGGCGAGCACGTGCCCACCCACCAGCGTCACGTACTGGAAGGACGAGAAGAAACCGCGACGCTCCCGGGTCGCGGCCTCGGACATGTACGTGGCCGACGTCCCGTACTCCCCGCCGGTCGCGAAGCCCTGGACCAGGCGGGCGAGGATCAGGATGACGGGCGCGGCCACACCGATGGTGGCCTGCGAGGGAACCAGCGCGATCACCATCGAGCAGGCCGCCATCACCGACACGCTGAAGGTCAGCGCGGCGCGGCGACCCCGCCGGTCGGCGTAGCGGCCGAAGAACCACGAGCCCACCGGCCGCATCAGGAACGTGACGGCGAAGATCGCGTACACGTAGATCGTCGAGTTCTTCTCGGATTCGTCGAAGAACTGGCCCTCGAAGTACGACGCGAAGACCGTGTAGATGTAGACGTCGTACCACTCGACGAGGTTGCCGGAGGACCCCCGGATGGTGTTCCAGACGGCCCGGCGGGTCTGTGCCGCCGACGAGATCGGTGCCGACGTCGGCGGTGCTGAAGACATCGCCCCATTTTGGGGCATGCGTTGTTGCT
This region of Mycolicibacterium diernhoferi genomic DNA includes:
- a CDS encoding TetR/AcrR family transcriptional regulator, with the protein product MTGRPRDTSIDERVLAVTRELLVEVGWDDLSLRLVAARAGVGRSSLNRRWSSKAELVLHAILGESPDMSPFSGTDLSGWIEWVVRGSHQLFGRPDVRAAVPGLLLALQENEALRRSLWAGFSGPAIGLFAEQGYGAEVDARAALAMAAGSALLIHTVADEADSPELRDRLVALLTAAVGGSPPE
- a CDS encoding SDR family NAD(P)-dependent oxidoreductase, with the protein product MPIDPSAVSLAGRVAVVTGGGAGIGRGIAAGLAAFGARVAVWERDETSCAAAAAEVDGLGLVTDVRDAGAVDEALARTVEQLGPVQILVNNAGGTFASPLLETSENGWDALYRSNLRHVLLCTQRVARSMVETGRGGSIINVTSIEGVRAAPGYAAYAAAKAGVINYTQTAALELAEHGIRVNGLAPDFTVTEGLAQMSGPQALRRAGRMVPLGRGGHVDEMAGAAVFLASDLSSYVTGQTIHVDGGTHAAGGWYRHPESGRYTLGPGEPS
- a CDS encoding acyl-CoA synthetase, with amino-acid sequence MALNIADLAEHAIDAVPDRVALICGDETITYAQLEEKANRLAHYLLDQGVKKDDKVGLYCRNRIEIVIGMLGIIKAGAILVNINFRYVEGELKYLFDNSDMVALIHERRYADRVANVLPETPNVKTVLAIEDGSDDDFARYGGVPFEEALAQGSPERDFGPRSEDDIYLLYTGGTTGFPKGVMWRHEDIYRVLFGGTDFATGEPIADEYGLSKQAKENAPMVRLPIPPMIHGATQSATWMALFSGQTTVLTPEFNADEVWQLIHRHKVNLLFFTGDAMARPLLDSLLAHQEVGKEFDLSSLFLLASTAALFSTSLKEKFLELLPNRVITDSIGSSETGFGGTSIVAKGQSHTGGPRVTIDKNTKVLDEDGNEVVPGSGVRGIIAKCGHIPVGYFKDEKKTAETFRTYNGVRYAIPGDYAEVEADGSVTMLGRGSVSINSGGEKIYPEEVEAALKGHPDVFDALVVGVPDERFGQHVAAVVQAREGTRPTLAELDAHVRSEIAGYKVPRSLWLVDEVKRSPAGKPDYRWAKDTTEERAADDVHANHAGAKS
- a CDS encoding MFS transporter produces the protein MSSAPPTSAPISSAAQTRRAVWNTIRGSSGNLVEWYDVYIYTVFASYFEGQFFDESEKNSTIYVYAIFAVTFLMRPVGSWFFGRYADRRGRRAALTFSVSVMAACSMVIALVPSQATIGVAAPVILILARLVQGFATGGEYGTSATYMSEAATRERRGFFSSFQYVTLVGGHVLAQFTLLVLDVFLTDEQLREFGWRIGFAIGGVAAVVVYWLRRSMDESLSEEQLAAVKSGQDTSSGSMRELLTRYWRPLLLCFLITLGGTVAFYTYSVNAPAMVKATYKDAAMTATWINLIGLIFLMLLQPIGGMISDKVGRKPLLVFFGIGGVLYTYVLITYLPQTHTPLMSFVLVAVGYVILTGYTSINALVKSELFPAHVRALGVGVGYAMANSMFGGTAPLIYQALKARDQVPLFIGYVTVCIALSLVVYLFFLKNKAVTHLDREKGEAFVPRAK
- a CDS encoding LpqN/LpqT family lipoprotein, with amino-acid sequence MRASAIAGVMALTVGLALSGCGADTRTTEGTPKAGASSDSSPTRESTPRTTKPRVAPREEDAAGPHDTIASYIEENGIQETPVKRGDPGSPTIDLPFPDGWEDAGADTPEWAYSAIVYTGPEAAEYPPSIVALVSRLDGDVDPQTILDVAGGELQNLPGYEGWNEGTFSALGEFPAFQLGGTWVQDGLTKVVAQKTVVIEGGDGLYVLQLNADGTEDQADIVSAATDAIDAETVITP
- a CDS encoding NAD(P)H-dependent flavin oxidoreductase yields the protein MKTELCERFGIEYPIFVFTPSEKVAAAVSKAGGLGVLGCVRFNDADDLENVLQWMDNNTDGKPYGVDIVMPAKVPTEGTSVDIDKLIPQTHRDFVAKTLADLGVPPLPEDDEKSEGVLGWLHSVARSHVEVALQHPIKLIANALGSPPKDVIDQAHAAGVPVAALAGSAKHALRHVENGVDIVVAQGHEAGGHTGEIGSVVLWPEIVDALDGKAPVLAAGGIGTGRQVAAALALGAQGVWMGSAFLTSAEYDLGVRQASGVSTIQQAMLDATSADTVRRKIYTGKPARLLKSRWTDAWDAEGAPEPLPMPLQNILVSEAHQRMNQSVDPTAVAMPVGQIVGRMNEIRPVADIIAELVTGFEAATKRLDGIADS
- a CDS encoding crotonase/enoyl-CoA hydratase family protein; this encodes MSEEKDTEKGPDALIEQRGHTLILTLNRPERRNALSSEMLSIMVEAWDRVDNDPEIRTCILTGAGGYFCAGMDLKGATKKPPGDSFKDGSYDPSRIDGLLKGRRLTKPLIAAVEGPAIAGGTEILQGTDIRVAGESAKFGISEAKWSLYPMGGSAVRLVRQIPYTIACDMLLTGRHITAAQALEYGLIGHVVPDGTALDKALEIAEVINNNGPLAVQAILKTIRETEGMHENDAFKPDTANGIPVFLSDDAKEGPRAFAEKRAPNFQMK
- a CDS encoding NAD-dependent epimerase/dehydratase family protein — protein: MRIAMTGGTGYLGAHTVKGLLEAGHEVRLLVAPGEDAVIPHLQALGELTVLAGDIRDAAIITRLLDGCDAVIHAAGVVGTDRRREALMWEINAHATEAMLTRAAEAGLDPIVSVSSYSALFPPPDGVITADTPPAPGRSPYAQTKAYADRAARTLQAQGAPVVVTYPSSVVGPAFHTAAGVTERGWAPIVAGGAAPRMPGGMQMVDVRDVAEVHRRLMRPGNGPRRYVCGGVMVSFNEMIDTLERGSGKRIRRIPLSPKLFRGIGWISDVAGRVLPLGDGISYEAAMLLTAATPTDDAVTLTDLGMDSWRSPQQAILESFRR